In Tenacibaculum pacificus, a single window of DNA contains:
- a CDS encoding YybH family protein, giving the protein MKAQEIAWSNHDIEGYMQGYWKNDSLKFYGSSGLTYGWNKTLSNYKRGYPTKDYSGTLKFKVNDISKINSGSYFVMGEYHLTRKVGDANGIFMIIFRKIKGSWKIIADTSA; this is encoded by the coding sequence ATGAAAGCTCAAGAAATAGCTTGGTCAAATCATGATATTGAAGGATATATGCAAGGTTATTGGAAAAATGATTCTTTAAAATTTTACGGAAGTAGTGGGCTTACTTATGGATGGAATAAAACATTATCAAATTATAAAAGAGGATATCCAACTAAAGATTATTCAGGAACATTAAAGTTTAAGGTTAACGATATTTCAAAAATAAATAGTGGTTCTTATTTTGTAATGGGAGAGTACCATTTAACAAGAAAAGTAGGAGATGCAAATGGTATATTCATGATTATCTTTAGAAAGATAAAAGGATCGTGGAAAATAATTGCAGATACTTCTGCTTAA
- a CDS encoding peptidylprolyl isomerase, with translation MMQFKIKTLKNTSILLTFFLSGLVAVNAQQTKIDGVAVVVGKNIVLDSDIDKFKQEVEVRSEGKIQISNCEMLEELMQQKLLAHHGIIDSVVVSQPDIDSKVQRSIAYFTKEYGSEEKVIKAYGFNDIEDLKKELARVQAENILIEKEQLKITEKVDVTPEEIRVYFKGLKDKNELPEIPAQVEIAQLVLNAEPTKEENDRIINKLNQIKKHVEAGASFKLKAIINSDDPSVSQNSGNMGVITKETNFVKEFKEIAFSLEEGQISEPFKSPFGYHIILLNKIRGNGRDVSHILMQPEIADDKLKETKGAIENIVKDIKNGKITFEEAVKKFSEEDETKNNGGLIINPYTQETTFELTRMPPDLFGRISELKQGDLSDIFYDETREGEKMYKVILLKKKTDTHKANLVDDYVRLQEFALAKKKEEVIVKWSNEKIEETYIKLGNDYKDCVFKKDWKKENK, from the coding sequence ATGATGCAATTCAAAATAAAAACTTTAAAGAATACTAGTATATTATTAACCTTTTTTTTATCAGGTTTAGTAGCTGTAAATGCACAACAAACTAAAATTGATGGTGTTGCTGTAGTAGTCGGTAAAAACATTGTTTTAGATTCTGATATCGATAAATTTAAACAAGAAGTTGAGGTTAGGAGTGAAGGAAAAATACAAATTTCTAATTGTGAAATGTTAGAAGAGTTAATGCAACAAAAATTATTAGCACATCATGGTATTATTGATAGTGTTGTTGTATCTCAACCAGACATTGATAGCAAAGTACAAAGAAGTATTGCATACTTTACAAAAGAATATGGTAGTGAGGAAAAAGTGATTAAAGCCTATGGTTTTAATGATATTGAAGATTTAAAGAAAGAGTTAGCAAGAGTACAGGCGGAAAATATTCTTATCGAAAAAGAACAATTAAAAATTACCGAAAAAGTTGATGTAACTCCAGAAGAAATACGTGTGTATTTTAAAGGATTAAAAGATAAAAATGAATTACCTGAAATTCCTGCTCAAGTAGAAATAGCACAATTAGTATTAAATGCTGAGCCAACAAAAGAAGAAAATGACCGTATAATCAACAAATTAAATCAAATTAAAAAGCATGTTGAAGCAGGTGCTAGTTTTAAATTAAAAGCAATTATAAATTCAGATGATCCGAGTGTTTCTCAAAATAGTGGAAATATGGGAGTTATTACAAAAGAAACAAATTTTGTAAAAGAATTTAAAGAAATAGCTTTTTCATTGGAAGAAGGTCAAATTTCAGAGCCTTTTAAATCACCTTTCGGATATCACATTATTTTATTAAATAAAATTAGAGGTAATGGACGTGATGTTTCTCACATATTAATGCAACCAGAAATTGCAGATGATAAATTAAAAGAAACAAAAGGTGCTATTGAAAATATTGTAAAAGATATTAAAAATGGAAAAATAACTTTTGAAGAGGCTGTGAAAAAATTCTCAGAAGAAGATGAAACTAAAAATAATGGTGGTTTAATTATAAATCCATACACACAAGAAACTACTTTTGAATTAACAAGAATGCCTCCAGATTTATTTGGTAGAATTAGTGAACTTAAACAAGGAGATTTATCTGATATTTTTTATGATGAAACTCGTGAAGGTGAAAAAATGTATAAAGTAATCTTATTAAAAAAGAAAACAGATACACATAAAGCAAATCTTGTAGATGATTATGTAAGATTACAAGAGTTTGCTTTAGCTAAGAAAAAAGAAGAAGTAATCGTTAAGTGGTCTAATGAAAAAATAGAAGAAACCTATATTAAATTAGGTAACGATTACAAAGACTGTGTATTTAAAAAAGATTGGAAGAAAGAAAATAAATAA
- a CDS encoding DUF493 family protein, whose product MSEREAFYIKLKGQLEDTTTFPSKYLYKFIVPTDGNQVEEVKELFNNAGAVIETKKSKTGKYNSLSIFLNVKSADEVIAYYKKADVIKGIISL is encoded by the coding sequence ATGTCAGAGAGAGAAGCATTTTATATTAAATTGAAAGGACAACTAGAAGATACAACAACGTTTCCGAGTAAATATTTATATAAATTTATTGTACCAACAGATGGGAATCAAGTAGAAGAAGTAAAAGAATTGTTTAATAATGCAGGTGCTGTTATTGAAACTAAAAAATCAAAAACAGGAAAATATAATAGTCTTTCTATTTTTTTAAACGTTAAAAGCGCTGACGAAGTAATTGCCTATTACAAAAAAGCAGATGTAATTAAAGGAATAATTTCTCTATAG
- the fmt gene encoding methionyl-tRNA formyltransferase — translation MRDLRIVFMGTPDFAVTILKHLIENDYNVVGVITAVDKPAGRGRKLNQSAVKKYALSQELPILQPTNLKNEDFQADLKKWNANLQIVVAFRMLPKIVWAMPEYGTFNLHASLLPDYRGAAPINWALINGEKTTGVTTFFIDDKIDTGEVILQKTVSIKEDEIVGELHDRLMNLGAVLVAETLDLIATGNVPTTKQPELEEKSAPKLYPDNCKIDWSRSLNHIYNHIRGLNPYPAAWTTINNGETEISAKIYGTTKEFAEHDLANGTIVTSKKELKIAVKDGYLIIEQIKISGKKLMDAKSLLNGFQFDTEAKAL, via the coding sequence ATGAGAGATTTACGCATCGTTTTTATGGGAACGCCCGATTTTGCGGTTACCATTTTAAAGCACCTTATCGAAAATGATTATAATGTAGTTGGCGTAATTACTGCCGTAGATAAACCTGCCGGTAGAGGTCGTAAATTAAACCAATCGGCGGTAAAAAAATACGCGCTTTCTCAAGAACTACCAATTCTTCAACCGACAAACTTAAAAAATGAAGATTTTCAAGCTGATTTAAAAAAGTGGAATGCCAATTTACAAATTGTCGTTGCTTTTAGAATGTTGCCAAAAATAGTTTGGGCAATGCCTGAATATGGTACTTTTAATTTACACGCATCTTTATTACCTGATTACCGTGGAGCTGCTCCAATAAACTGGGCGCTTATCAATGGTGAAAAAACAACAGGGGTTACTACTTTTTTTATTGATGATAAAATAGATACAGGTGAAGTTATTTTACAAAAAACAGTATCTATTAAAGAAGATGAAATTGTTGGTGAGTTACACGATAGATTAATGAACTTAGGAGCTGTCTTAGTCGCTGAAACGTTAGATTTAATTGCTACTGGAAATGTACCCACAACAAAACAACCTGAACTAGAAGAAAAATCTGCACCTAAATTATATCCTGATAATTGCAAAATAGATTGGTCTAGGTCTTTAAATCATATTTATAATCATATTCGTGGTTTAAACCCATATCCTGCCGCTTGGACGACTATAAATAATGGTGAAACTGAAATTTCAGCAAAAATATACGGTACAACAAAAGAATTTGCTGAGCATGATTTAGCTAACGGAACGATTGTTACTTCTAAAAAAGAATTAAAAATCGCCGTAAAAGATGGGTACCTTATTATTGAGCAAATTAAAATTTCAGGTAAAAAATTAATGGATGCTAAAAGTTTATTAAATGGTTTTCAATTTGATACAGAAGCTAAAGCCCTGTAA
- a CDS encoding RecQ family ATP-dependent DNA helicase: protein MSDKSIEILAHYWKHRSFRSPQQEIITAVLDGKDTIALLPTGGGKSICFQIPALINEGVCIVISPLIALMQDQVDSLINKGIKATVISSGSSQDEIITLFDNIRFGKTKFLYISPERLQSRFIQEKIKQLKVNLIAIDEAHCISEWGHDFRPSYQNISILKELQPKVPFIALTATATKKVINDIIVSLKLDTPKIFKKSFYRKNLAYQIFETDDKLNKLNQIFTKTKAPAIVYVNSRAKTKDIASYLNANGFKSCFYHGGLTFQEKELAFDSWISEKTPIIVATNAFGMGIDKPNVRVVIHLNLPSSIENYIQEAGRGGRDGNKAFSVVLVNKNDIKKSEDSLETSLPIISDIKLVHRKLYQHFQITIGEFIETAFDFNFLEFCTKYKLPSTKTYNVLQILNSNGIIELNANFQQKSTIHFIVLSKQVVLYSQQNPSVKNFIQTVLRLYGGVFENPIKIDEFYIAKKTGITSWQVVEELERMQEKNILEYHKATNNSELFLLHPREDDKTINRVSKNINLYLTQKKQKHKDLIHFIENNDVCRSVQLLAYFNEDATKKCGICDVCLQHKKTFYINPKHIIKILDTKKGLSVSEICTLLH from the coding sequence ATGTCTGATAAATCGATAGAAATATTAGCTCACTATTGGAAACACCGTTCTTTTAGATCACCTCAACAAGAAATTATAACGGCTGTTTTAGACGGAAAAGACACCATCGCTTTATTACCAACAGGTGGTGGAAAATCTATCTGTTTTCAAATTCCTGCACTAATTAACGAAGGCGTTTGTATTGTTATTTCGCCATTAATTGCGTTAATGCAAGACCAAGTTGATAGCCTTATCAATAAAGGAATAAAAGCAACTGTAATTTCTTCAGGAAGTTCTCAGGACGAAATAATTACGCTTTTTGATAATATCCGATTCGGAAAAACAAAATTTTTATACATTTCTCCAGAACGTTTACAGTCTCGTTTTATTCAAGAAAAAATAAAACAACTAAAAGTTAATTTAATTGCTATTGATGAAGCTCATTGTATTTCTGAATGGGGGCATGATTTCCGTCCTTCTTATCAAAATATTTCAATTTTAAAAGAGTTACAACCCAAAGTTCCTTTTATCGCTTTAACAGCAACGGCAACTAAAAAGGTAATTAACGATATTATTGTTTCCCTAAAACTTGATACTCCTAAGATATTCAAAAAATCTTTTTATCGAAAAAATTTAGCCTATCAAATTTTTGAAACAGATGATAAACTAAATAAATTAAATCAGATTTTCACAAAAACAAAAGCTCCTGCAATTGTTTATGTCAATTCTAGAGCGAAAACAAAAGATATTGCTAGTTATTTAAATGCTAATGGATTTAAAAGTTGTTTTTATCATGGAGGATTAACATTTCAAGAGAAAGAACTTGCTTTTGATAGTTGGATAAGCGAAAAAACGCCCATCATAGTCGCAACCAATGCCTTTGGTATGGGGATAGACAAGCCTAATGTAAGGGTAGTTATTCATTTAAACCTTCCTAGTTCGATTGAAAATTATATTCAAGAAGCTGGACGTGGCGGACGAGATGGAAATAAAGCTTTTTCTGTTGTTTTAGTCAATAAAAATGATATCAAAAAAAGCGAAGACTCTTTAGAAACCTCGCTTCCTATTATTTCTGATATAAAATTAGTACATCGAAAATTATATCAGCATTTTCAAATTACAATAGGTGAATTTATTGAAACAGCTTTCGATTTTAATTTTTTAGAGTTCTGTACAAAGTATAAACTCCCTTCTACTAAAACATATAATGTATTACAGATATTAAATAGTAATGGTATTATAGAATTAAATGCTAATTTTCAGCAAAAATCAACCATTCATTTTATTGTTTTAAGTAAACAGGTTGTACTTTATTCTCAACAAAATCCATCAGTAAAAAACTTTATACAAACAGTTTTACGCTTATATGGAGGTGTTTTTGAAAACCCTATTAAAATTGATGAGTTTTATATCGCCAAAAAAACAGGCATTACTTCATGGCAAGTTGTTGAGGAATTAGAACGAATGCAAGAAAAAAATATACTCGAATATCATAAAGCAACCAATAATTCTGAATTGTTTTTACTGCATCCACGAGAAGATGATAAAACTATCAATAGAGTTTCAAAAAACATTAACCTCTATTTAACTCAAAAAAAGCAAAAACATAAAGATTTAATTCATTTTATAGAAAATAATGACGTTTGTAGAAGTGTTCAGTTACTAGCTTATTTTAATGAAGATGCTACTAAAAAATGTGGAATTTGTGATGTTTGCTTACAACATAAAAAAACTTTTTATATAAATCCGAAGCATATAATTAAGATACTTGATACTAAAAAAGGATTAAGTGTTTCTGAAATCTGTACACTACTACATTGA
- a CDS encoding SAM-dependent methyltransferase: MKTTDWFTSWFDTSYYHTLYKHRNDADAQFFMRNITSFLQLPKTSHIADLPCGKGRHSVYLNSLNYKVTGGDLSKNSITHAKQFENENLHFEVWDMRDPIKEKYDAIFNLFTSFGYFDDDNEDIAILKSIKNGLKEDGVFVLDFLNVEKVKNSLVTSEIKTVDNIEFNIKREIKDGFILKHISFIADKKQHNYTEQVKFLTLDKMQIYFKKAGLNLKHVFGDYGLNEFDKNTSDRLILIGE; encoded by the coding sequence ATGAAAACAACAGACTGGTTTACTTCTTGGTTCGATACATCTTACTATCACACATTATATAAGCACAGAAACGATGCAGATGCACAGTTTTTTATGCGCAATATAACGTCTTTTTTACAACTCCCTAAAACAAGCCACATAGCTGACTTACCCTGCGGAAAAGGACGGCATTCGGTTTATTTAAACTCCTTAAACTACAAAGTTACAGGAGGTGATTTAAGTAAGAATAGTATTACACACGCAAAACAATTTGAAAATGAAAATCTTCATTTTGAAGTTTGGGATATGCGAGATCCTATAAAAGAAAAATATGACGCTATTTTTAACTTATTTACAAGTTTTGGTTATTTTGATGATGATAACGAAGATATTGCCATTTTAAAAAGCATTAAAAACGGCTTAAAAGAAGATGGTGTATTCGTTTTAGACTTTTTAAATGTTGAAAAAGTAAAAAATTCGTTAGTTACATCAGAAATTAAAACTGTAGATAATATTGAATTCAATATTAAAAGAGAAATTAAAGATGGTTTTATATTAAAACATATCTCTTTTATTGCTGATAAAAAACAACACAATTACACCGAACAAGTAAAGTTTTTAACTTTAGATAAAATGCAAATCTACTTTAAAAAAGCTGGCTTAAATTTAAAACATGTTTTTGGTGATTACGGTTTAAATGAGTTTGATAAAAATACTTCTGATAGATTAATTTTAATTGGAGAATGA
- a CDS encoding THUMP domain-containing class I SAM-dependent RNA methyltransferase, whose protein sequence is MEKDFKMTAITMAGLEGVLGDELRKLGAQDVKEGIRNVSFKGDTGFMYKANIALRTAIRILKPIKKSKVFDEEDLYEAIQRIKWDRYLDVDGTFAIGAVVNSKNFTTNSHYISLKSKDAIADYFMSKYKKRPNVDLKHPDVKVHIHIHNEWLTISLDSSGDSLHKRGYRSATNIAPINEVLAAGLVLLSGYKGEENFIDPMCGSGTILIEAAMIANNIPANINRKHFAFENWKDYDEDLYFVIQDALLKKITSSHFKIMGFDKAPSAVTKAKQNVVNANLEEFIGIHRVNFFNSKKEVFGNTTILFNPPYGERLNIDVEEFYKKIGDTLKHNYPGSMAWLITSDTQALKHVGLRTSKRIPLKNADLDCRFVKYELYEGSKRIKNDFEIEE, encoded by the coding sequence ATGGAGAAAGATTTTAAAATGACTGCCATTACGATGGCAGGTTTAGAAGGCGTACTAGGAGATGAACTAAGAAAACTTGGTGCTCAAGACGTTAAGGAAGGAATACGTAATGTTTCCTTTAAAGGAGACACTGGTTTTATGTACAAAGCAAATATTGCTTTACGTACAGCTATTCGTATTTTAAAACCAATTAAAAAAAGTAAAGTTTTTGATGAAGAAGATTTATACGAAGCTATACAGCGTATAAAATGGGATCGCTATTTAGATGTAGATGGTACTTTTGCTATTGGAGCTGTTGTGAATTCTAAAAATTTCACAACAAATTCGCATTATATTAGCTTAAAATCTAAAGATGCAATTGCTGATTACTTTATGAGTAAGTATAAAAAACGTCCGAATGTAGATTTAAAACACCCTGATGTTAAAGTTCATATACATATTCATAATGAATGGCTAACTATTTCTTTAGATTCTTCTGGTGATTCATTACACAAAAGAGGATACAGAAGTGCTACCAATATTGCCCCAATTAATGAGGTTTTAGCAGCAGGATTAGTATTATTATCTGGTTATAAAGGAGAAGAGAATTTTATTGACCCTATGTGTGGTTCTGGTACTATATTAATTGAAGCAGCAATGATTGCTAATAATATACCAGCAAACATTAATCGTAAGCATTTTGCTTTTGAAAACTGGAAAGATTACGATGAAGATTTATATTTTGTAATTCAAGATGCTTTGTTGAAAAAAATTACAAGTTCTCATTTTAAAATAATGGGATTTGATAAAGCTCCTTCGGCAGTTACCAAGGCTAAACAGAATGTTGTTAATGCCAATTTAGAAGAATTTATAGGGATACACCGTGTAAACTTTTTTAATTCAAAGAAAGAGGTATTTGGTAACACAACTATTTTATTTAACCCGCCTTATGGTGAACGTTTAAATATTGATGTTGAAGAGTTTTATAAAAAAATAGGGGATACCTTAAAGCATAATTATCCAGGTTCGATGGCGTGGTTAATTACTTCGGATACACAAGCATTAAAACACGTTGGTTTACGAACTTCAAAAAGAATACCTCTTAAAAATGCCGATTTAGATTGTCGTTTTGTAAAGTATGAACTTTATGAAGGAAGTAAAAGAATAAAAAATGATTTTGAAATAGAAGAATAG
- a CDS encoding AAA family ATPase, with protein MSDVAAVNNLVKKFSQLQQEIGKVIIGQQEAVDYTLLSVLCGGHSLLIGVPGLAKTLLVNTISDVLGLQFSRIQFTPDLMPSDILGSEILDENRQFKFIKGPIFSNIILADEINRTPPKTQAALLEAMQEKSVTISGHHYKLDLPFFVLATQNPIEQEGTYPLPEAQLDRFMFSIHLEYPTFEEEVQVVKNTTSTINQTVNSILSSQEIIEIQQLIRKIPVADNVIEYAVGLVAKTRPKSEKATTLIKKYIDWGAGPRASQNLILAAKAYAAVNGKFSPDIEDVQAVSVPILSHRIVKNYKAEAEGISINEIIKSLF; from the coding sequence ATGTCAGACGTAGCCGCTGTAAACAATTTAGTAAAGAAATTTAGTCAATTACAACAAGAAATAGGTAAAGTAATTATAGGACAGCAAGAAGCTGTTGATTATACATTATTATCCGTTCTTTGTGGAGGTCACTCTCTTTTAATAGGTGTACCAGGTTTGGCAAAAACATTGTTAGTTAATACTATTTCAGATGTATTAGGATTACAGTTTAGTCGTATTCAATTTACACCAGATTTAATGCCTTCGGATATTTTAGGAAGCGAAATTTTAGATGAAAATCGTCAGTTTAAATTTATAAAAGGACCTATTTTTTCTAATATTATTTTAGCCGATGAAATTAATCGTACACCACCTAAAACTCAAGCAGCTTTACTTGAAGCAATGCAAGAAAAATCGGTAACTATTTCTGGTCATCATTATAAATTAGATTTACCATTCTTTGTGCTAGCAACACAAAATCCGATAGAACAAGAAGGTACGTATCCGTTACCAGAAGCGCAGTTAGATAGGTTTATGTTTTCTATTCATTTAGAATATCCAACATTTGAAGAAGAAGTACAGGTAGTAAAAAATACAACTTCAACAATTAATCAGACTGTAAACTCAATTCTGTCTTCACAAGAAATTATCGAAATTCAACAATTGATTCGAAAAATTCCTGTAGCTGATAATGTAATTGAATATGCTGTTGGTTTGGTAGCTAAAACACGTCCGAAATCAGAAAAAGCAACTACTTTAATTAAAAAGTATATTGATTGGGGAGCAGGACCAAGAGCGTCTCAGAATTTAATATTAGCTGCAAAAGCATACGCTGCTGTAAATGGAAAATTTTCTCCAGATATTGAAGATGTTCAAGCAGTTTCTGTACCGATATTATCACACAGAATTGTTAAAAATTACAAAGCAGAAGCAGAAGGTATAAGTATTAATGAAATTATTAAATCATTATTTTAA
- a CDS encoding HU family DNA-binding protein, which yields MNKSDLIDAMAADAGISKASAKLALDSLTSNVTTSLKEGNKVALVGWGTWSVSERAARTGRNPQTGKEIQIAAKNVVKFKAGAGLSDSVNN from the coding sequence ATGAACAAATCAGATTTAATCGATGCAATGGCTGCTGATGCAGGAATTTCTAAAGCTTCTGCTAAACTTGCATTAGACTCTTTAACTTCTAACGTTACTACTTCTTTAAAAGAAGGAAACAAAGTAGCATTAGTTGGATGGGGAACTTGGTCTGTTTCTGAAAGAGCTGCTAGAACTGGTAGAAACCCTCAAACAGGAAAAGAAATTCAAATTGCTGCTAAAAATGTAGTAAAGTTTAAAGCAGGTGCTGGTTTAAGCGATTCTGTAAACAACTAA
- a CDS encoding peptidylprolyl isomerase, with amino-acid sequence MKKIFLVFIVLVITSINSFAQKDTELFRINNSPVMVSEFKQVYEKNLGVLIDDKSKDIDNYLELFIDYKLKVKQGYDLKLDTLKNYKNELAGYKNKLITPYLQNTVYLNELVEQAYLREKTEVKASHILIKFPKKGIQFDTLPLYNKINAIRKTILNGASFEKIAKEVSEDPSAKVNGGNLGYFSAFSMVYPFEDAAYTTDLSKVSKPFKTKFGYHILKVTGKRVAKGDFEVAHILVKDNPKAEVKIKGLYQKITSGISFETVAKKYSEDKGTAISGGKLPRFGTGRMVTVFENKVRELPKIGSYSKPFKTKYGWHIVKLLKNYPIDSFDDLKDELTDKVKKTNRASLSKTAILNKLKKEYRIKEHKKALAIFLTSGIHQLKEEKLNKVLLSINNKKITQQVFFKSIKYKSNQSITVLYENFKNSQIIRYFKDDLINTEPIYRNTLLEYKEGLLLFELLQQKIWNKASKDTLGLTAFYKDNKLKYQNKPFKDVKGFVINDYQKEIETAWIAELRKKNKIKIKKSVLKKFKETYDK; translated from the coding sequence ATGAAAAAAATATTTTTAGTATTTATTGTTTTAGTGATAACGAGTATTAATTCTTTTGCTCAAAAAGATACGGAGTTATTTCGTATTAATAATTCACCTGTAATGGTGTCTGAATTTAAGCAAGTTTACGAAAAAAACTTAGGCGTTTTAATTGATGATAAATCTAAAGATATAGACAACTATTTAGAATTATTTATTGATTATAAGTTAAAAGTAAAACAAGGATACGATTTAAAATTAGATACATTAAAAAATTATAAAAATGAATTAGCGGGTTATAAAAATAAATTAATAACGCCTTATTTACAGAATACAGTGTATTTAAATGAATTAGTAGAACAAGCTTATCTTCGTGAAAAAACAGAAGTAAAGGCAAGTCATATTTTAATTAAATTCCCTAAAAAAGGAATTCAATTTGATACCTTGCCTTTATATAACAAGATAAATGCTATTCGAAAGACTATTTTAAACGGAGCTTCTTTTGAAAAAATAGCAAAGGAAGTTTCTGAAGATCCTTCAGCAAAGGTTAATGGAGGTAATTTAGGTTATTTTTCAGCTTTTTCAATGGTGTATCCGTTTGAAGATGCCGCTTATACTACTGATTTAAGTAAAGTTTCAAAGCCTTTTAAAACAAAATTTGGATATCATATTTTAAAAGTTACAGGAAAAAGAGTCGCTAAAGGAGATTTTGAAGTTGCTCATATTTTGGTAAAAGATAATCCAAAAGCTGAAGTAAAAATAAAGGGTTTATATCAAAAAATAACATCAGGGATTTCTTTTGAAACAGTTGCTAAAAAATATTCTGAAGATAAAGGAACTGCTATTTCTGGAGGTAAATTACCAAGGTTTGGTACTGGAAGAATGGTTACTGTTTTTGAAAATAAAGTAAGAGAATTACCAAAAATAGGTTCTTATAGCAAACCTTTTAAAACAAAATACGGATGGCACATCGTTAAGTTATTAAAAAATTATCCAATCGATTCTTTTGATGATTTAAAAGATGAATTAACCGATAAAGTGAAAAAGACAAATAGAGCTAGTTTATCAAAAACAGCTATTTTAAATAAATTGAAAAAAGAATATCGAATAAAAGAACATAAAAAAGCTTTGGCTATTTTTTTAACATCAGGTATTCATCAATTAAAAGAAGAAAAATTAAATAAAGTCTTACTTTCTATCAATAATAAAAAAATAACACAACAAGTATTTTTTAAATCGATAAAATATAAATCTAATCAGTCGATTACTGTTTTATATGAAAATTTTAAAAATAGTCAGATAATCAGATATTTTAAAGATGATTTAATAAATACTGAACCTATATACAGAAATACTTTATTAGAATATAAAGAAGGTTTACTATTATTCGAGTTATTACAACAAAAAATATGGAACAAAGCATCTAAAGATACTTTAGGTTTAACTGCTTTTTATAAGGATAACAAATTAAAATATCAGAATAAACCATTTAAAGATGTAAAAGGGTTTGTAATTAATGATTATCAAAAAGAAATAGAAACAGCGTGGATTGCTGAGTTAAGAAAGAAAAATAAGATAAAAATAAAAAAGAGTGTATTAAAAAAGTTTAAAGAAACATATGATAAATAA
- a CDS encoding ATP-binding protein, producing MQQKIVLIGGPGTGKSSILNEFINLGYNCMPEISREVILKAQREGIDQLFLEQPLLFSEMLLEGREQQYLTAQKNNNDIVFFDRGIPDIHAYMNYLGNEYPPIYIEKSKQYIYTKVFMCSPWESIYESDNERYETFEQSVKIDKFLKETYMEIGYEIIEIPFGSVKERCDFILQSL from the coding sequence ATGCAACAAAAAATAGTTTTAATAGGAGGTCCTGGTACTGGTAAGTCTTCAATTTTAAATGAGTTTATAAACCTCGGTTATAATTGTATGCCTGAAATTTCGAGAGAAGTAATACTAAAGGCTCAAAGAGAAGGTATAGATCAATTGTTTTTAGAACAACCTTTGCTCTTTAGCGAAATGTTATTAGAAGGAAGAGAACAACAATATTTAACTGCTCAAAAAAACAATAATGATATTGTTTTTTTTGATAGAGGAATCCCTGATATACATGCATACATGAATTATTTAGGCAATGAATATCCACCTATTTATATAGAAAAGAGTAAGCAATATATATATACCAAAGTATTTATGTGCTCACCGTGGGAAAGTATTTACGAATCGGATAATGAGCGTTATGAAACATTTGAGCAATCAGTAAAAATAGATAAATTTTTAAAAGAAACTTATATGGAAATTGGTTACGAAATTATAGAAATTCCTTTTGGAAGCGTAAAAGAACGCTGTGATTTTATTTTACAATCATTATAA
- a CDS encoding toxin-antitoxin system YwqK family antitoxin produces MKNIILLLLIGINLISCKKPINGNQLENRDGIHFEINKKTPYTGEAIVKCYESGEIELKEIFKNGKRNGESTRYYKNGKIYRKLSWLNGQQTGKDIWYYENGQISTKSNLINGISNGDLINYYRSGELEFKGKLIAGKPNGEGIRYYKNGNVKYKIKWKNGEEDGEAIWYYENGKIKLKKNYKKGKLNGEIINYYENGKIKYIENYNKRK; encoded by the coding sequence ATGAAAAATATAATATTACTATTACTAATCGGTATAAATTTAATTAGCTGTAAAAAACCAATTAATGGAAATCAATTAGAAAATAGAGATGGAATACATTTTGAAATAAACAAGAAAACTCCTTATACAGGTGAAGCTATTGTTAAATGTTATGAAAGTGGAGAAATTGAACTTAAAGAAATATTTAAAAATGGAAAACGAAATGGAGAAAGTACTAGATATTATAAAAATGGAAAAATTTACAGAAAATTAAGTTGGTTAAATGGACAACAAACTGGAAAAGATATTTGGTATTATGAAAATGGTCAAATATCAACTAAATCTAATTTAATTAACGGTATATCTAATGGAGATTTAATCAATTATTATAGAAGCGGAGAACTTGAGTTTAAAGGAAAACTAATAGCAGGAAAGCCTAATGGAGAAGGTATTCGGTATTATAAAAATGGAAATGTTAAGTATAAAATAAAGTGGAAAAATGGTGAAGAAGATGGTGAAGCAATTTGGTATTATGAAAATGGGAAAATAAAATTAAAAAAAAACTATAAAAAAGGAAAACTAAACGGAGAGATTATAAACTATTACGAAAATGGAAAAATAAAGTATATAGAAAACTATAATAAACGAAAGTAG